A genomic window from Lotus japonicus ecotype B-129 chromosome 1, LjGifu_v1.2 includes:
- the LOC130731005 gene encoding S-adenosylmethionine synthase yields MAETFLFTSESVNEGHPDKLCDQISDAVLDACLEQDPDSKVACETCTKTNMVMVFGEITTKANVDYEKIVRDTCRTIGFVSDDVGLDADKCKVLVNIEQQSPDIAQGVHGHFTKRPEDIGAGDQGHMFGYATDETPELMPLSHVLATKLGAKLTEVRKNGTCAWLRPDGKTQVTVEYYNENGAMVPVRVHTVLISTQHDETVSNDQIAADLKEHVIKPVIPEKYLDEKTIFHLNPSGRFVIGGPHGDAGLTGRKIIIDTYGGWGAHGGGAFSGKDPTKVDRSGAYIVRQAAKSIVANGLARRCLVQVSYAIGVPEPLSVFVDSYGTGSIPDKEILQIVKENFDFRPGMMTINLDLKRGGNRFIKTAAYGHFGRDDPDFTWEVVKPLKWEKPQA; encoded by the coding sequence ATGGCAGAGACCTTTCTATTCACCTCTGAATCTGTAAACGAGGGTCACCCTGACAAGCTGTGCGACCAGATCTCCGATGCGGTGCTCGATGCCTGTCTAGAGCAGGATCCTGACAGCAAGGTTGCCTGTGAGACTTGCACCAAGACTAACATGGTCATGGTCTTTGGAGAGATCACAACCAAGGCCAACGTGGACTATGAGAAGATCGTCCGTGACACGTGCCGTACAATCGGATTCGTGTCTGATGATGTGGGTCTTGATGCTGACAAATGCAAGGTCTTGGTGAACATTGAGCAGCAGAGCCCTGATATTGCTCAGGGTGTGCATGGCCACTTCACCAAGCGCCCTGAGGACATTGGTGCTGGCGACCAAGGTCACATGTTTGGTTATGCAACTGATGAGACCCCTGAGCTCATGCCACTGAGCCATGTCCTTGCAACCAAACTAGGAGCTAAACTCACTGAGGTTAGGAAGAATGGTACCTGTGCTTGGCTGAGGCCCGATGGCAAGACACAAGTCACCGTTGAGTACTACAATGAGAACGGTGCTATGGTTCCAGTTCGTGTCCACACTGTCCTCATTTCAACCCAGCATGATGAGACTGTCAGCAATGACCAAATTGCTGCTGATCTTAAGGAGCATGTCATCAAGCCTGTCATCCCTGAGAAGTACTTGGATGAGAAGACTATCTTCCACCTTAACCCTTCAGGCCGCTTTGTCATTGGTGGCCCTCACGGTGATGCTGGCCTAAccggaaggaagatcatcattgATACTTATGGTGGCTGGGGTGCTCATGGTGGAGGTGCCTTCTCAGGCAAGGACCCTACTAAGGTTGACAGGAGTGGTGCCTACATTGTGAGGCAGGCAGCAAAGAGTATTGTGGCAAACGGCTTAGCCCGGAGGTGCCTTGTTCAGGTTTCTTATGCTATTGGTGTTCCTGAACCCTTGTCTGTCTTCGTTGACTCTTATGGAACTGGAAGTATCCCTGACAAGGAGATTCTTCAGATTGTGAAGGAGAATTTTGACTTCAGACCTGGAATGATGACCATCAACTTGGACCTTAAGAGGGGTGGAAACAGGTTCATCAAGACAGCTGCATATGGACACTTTGGAAGGGATGACCCAGACTTCACCTGGGAAGTTGTGAAGCCACTCAAGTGGGAGAAGCCTCAAGCTTAA